In Aegilops tauschii subsp. strangulata cultivar AL8/78 chromosome 3, Aet v6.0, whole genome shotgun sequence, one genomic interval encodes:
- the LOC141043090 gene encoding RING-H2 finger protein ATL78-like: MSNNATVTTTGLLVMRRVEATARWFSVDPGPADVECQFAVSVRCYVKRSLVFHGRGQPPSMRYQPYIGASNGSFMKFGVRNLSVLQSDGACRWALRRMLARMPQLWVLRLTNDELDDVVPSNVVPQIIRAACGDNATRGFTFCFVMEVNRQFIHDEQALLMACKEMELGSSDKPDNCPICLEGLEGEPVVQPPRCPHVFHRQCIFSWFCKATTCPICRRDVRICALPEFLAL, encoded by the coding sequence ATGTCGAATAACGCCACCGTCACCACCACTGGCCTATTAGTCATGCGCAGGGTCGAGGCGACCGCAAGGTGGTTCTCCGTTGATCCCGGGCccgccgacgttgagtgccaatTCGCGGTGTCTGTGAGGTGCTATGTGAAGCGGTCCCTGGTGTTCCACGGACGCGGCCAGCCCCCGTCCATGAGATACCAGCCATATATCGGGGCAAGCAACGGTTCCTTCATGAAGTTCGGTGTCAGAAACCTTTCCGTGCTCCAGAGCGACGGTGCCTGCCGTTGGGCGCTCCGCAGGATGCTGGCGAGAATGCCCCAGCTTTGGGTGCTCCGCCTCACCAACGACGAGTTGGACGACGTCGTACCCTCGAATGTGGTGCCGCAGATCATCCGCGCGGCGTGTGGTGACAACGCCACCCGCGGCTTCACCTTTTGCTTCGTTATGGAGGTGAACCGACAGTTCATACATGATGAGCAGGCTCTCCTGATGGCGTGTAAGGAAATGGAGTTGGGCAGCAGTGATAAGCCCGACAACTGCCCGATCTGCTTGGAGGGACTGGAGGGAGAGCCCGTCGTGCAGCCGCCGAGGTGCCCGCACGTGTTCCACCGCCAGTGCATTTTTAGTTGGTTCTGCAAGGCGACGACATGCCCGATTTGCCGCCGTGATGTGAGGATCTGTGCCCTGCCTGAGTTTCTTGCTCTGTAG